A part of Streptomyces sp. DSM 40750 genomic DNA contains:
- a CDS encoding L-rhamnose mutarotase: MQRVCFLLKVRQDRIDEYRERHAAVWPEMLQALSATGWHNYSLFLRDDGLLVGYLETEDFQAALAGMEAAEVNARWQKEMAPFFESLDGARPDEAMKPLTEVFHLA; encoded by the coding sequence ATGCAGCGCGTCTGTTTCCTGCTCAAAGTCCGACAGGACCGGATCGACGAGTACCGCGAGCGGCACGCCGCCGTGTGGCCGGAGATGCTCCAAGCGCTCTCGGCCACCGGCTGGCACAACTACTCCCTCTTCCTGCGCGACGACGGCCTGCTCGTCGGCTACCTGGAGACCGAGGACTTTCAGGCCGCGCTCGCCGGCATGGAGGCCGCCGAGGTCAACGCCCGCTGGCAGAAGGAGATGGCGCCGTTCTTCGAGTCCCTCGACGGCGCCCGGCCCGACGAGGCCATGAAGCCCCTCACCGAGGTGTTCCACCTCGCCTGA
- a CDS encoding LacI family DNA-binding transcriptional regulator — protein MAQSVGIKDVAAAAGVSVGTVSNVINRPDSVASGTRARVQAAIERLGYVRSESARQLRAGRSRIMALLVLDMGNPFFVDVARGAERAARDAGLGVMVCNSAQSAGEESEYLSLFAEQRVRGVLLTPADATGRNIEAFRRHGIPFVLVDRVAEGTTECSVSVDDVAGGALAVRHLVDAGHRSIAYVSGPAGLNQVRDRRMGALNALREAGLGADALRELPTERLDVAAGRDAGARILGLADRPTAVFCANDLLALGVLQAMYAAGVSVPDDLAIVGYDDIEFAAAAAVPLTSVRQPAVTMGALAAELLLEETEAETAPTPHEHRRVVLQPELVVRRSSLSAR, from the coding sequence ATGGCCCAGTCGGTGGGTATCAAGGACGTCGCCGCTGCCGCCGGAGTCTCCGTCGGCACGGTGTCGAACGTCATCAACCGGCCGGACTCGGTGGCCTCCGGGACCCGGGCCCGGGTACAGGCCGCGATAGAGCGTCTCGGCTATGTCCGCAGCGAGTCGGCGCGTCAGCTGCGGGCCGGGCGGAGCCGGATCATGGCGTTGCTCGTGCTCGACATGGGCAACCCCTTCTTCGTCGACGTCGCGCGCGGTGCCGAGCGGGCCGCGCGCGACGCCGGGCTCGGCGTGATGGTCTGCAACAGCGCGCAGAGCGCGGGCGAGGAGTCCGAGTACCTCTCGCTCTTCGCCGAACAGCGGGTGCGCGGTGTGCTGCTCACCCCCGCCGACGCCACCGGACGCAACATCGAGGCGTTCCGCCGCCACGGCATCCCCTTCGTCCTCGTCGACCGGGTCGCCGAGGGCACCACCGAGTGCTCGGTCTCCGTCGACGACGTCGCGGGTGGCGCGCTCGCCGTACGGCATCTCGTCGACGCGGGCCACCGCTCCATCGCGTACGTCAGCGGACCGGCGGGCCTCAACCAGGTCCGCGACCGCCGTATGGGCGCCCTCAACGCCCTGCGCGAGGCGGGACTCGGCGCCGACGCCCTGCGCGAGCTGCCCACCGAGCGCCTCGACGTGGCCGCCGGCCGGGACGCGGGCGCCCGCATCCTCGGCCTCGCCGACCGCCCGACCGCCGTCTTCTGCGCCAACGACCTGCTCGCCCTCGGCGTCCTCCAGGCCATGTACGCGGCCGGCGTGAGCGTCCCCGACGACCTCGCCATCGTCGGCTACGACGACATCGAGTTCGCCGCCGCGGCCGCCGTCCCCCTCACCTCCGTACGGCAGCCCGCCGTCACCATGGGCGCCCTCGCCGCCGAACTCCTCCTGGAGGAGACCGAGGCCGAGACCGCGCCCACCCCGCACGAGCACAGGCGGGTCGTCCTCCAGCCGGAACTGGTGGTGCGGCGCTCCAGCCTCTCGGCGCGCTGA
- a CDS encoding DUF5999 family protein: MCTHRPACPTADRSGHHAAAIVSAHPEQGWSLLCDGTIVFDDTGELLPDGSVVAPLRTLSHALAA, encoded by the coding sequence ATGTGCACCCACCGTCCCGCCTGCCCCACCGCCGACCGCTCCGGCCACCACGCCGCCGCCATCGTCTCCGCCCACCCGGAACAGGGCTGGAGCCTCCTCTGCGACGGCACCATCGTCTTCGACGACACCGGTGAACTCCTGCCGGACGGCAGCGTCGTCGCCCCGCTGCGCACCCTCAGCCACGCACTCGCCGCCTGA
- a CDS encoding alpha/beta hydrolase, with the protein MSVSYRQPGVVLTDRRFTVPLKHDHPAGERIELYGREVVASDKTEAELPWLVYLQGGPGFGANRFVGREAWLERALREYRVLLLDQRGTGASTPANRQTLPLRGGPVEQADYLAHFRADSIVRDCEAIRPEVTGGAPWAVLGQSFGGFCAVTYLSIAPEGLSTVVITGGLPSLDASADDVYGAAYPRIERKVAAHYARYPQDVERARQIAEHLLQHDVVLPNGYRFTVEAFQSLGIMLGRGDGSHRLHFLLEDAFVRTPQGPALSDSFQEEVQGLLSYAGHPLYALLHEAIYGQDPGPTDWAAERVRRRFPQFDAAKTLTGDGPLLFTGESVHPWMFDNDPALRPLRETAEDLAGARGWLPLYDPDQLAVNEVPVAAAIYHDDMYVDTAHALRTARAIRGLRTWVTDEFEHDGVRAGGPRVLDRLLALTRDEQ; encoded by the coding sequence TTGTCCGTCAGCTACCGGCAGCCCGGTGTCGTCCTCACCGACCGTCGCTTCACTGTTCCCCTCAAGCACGACCACCCGGCGGGGGAGCGGATCGAGCTCTACGGGCGCGAGGTCGTCGCGAGCGACAAGACGGAGGCCGAACTGCCCTGGCTGGTCTACCTTCAGGGCGGCCCCGGCTTCGGGGCGAACCGTTTCGTCGGCCGTGAGGCCTGGCTGGAGCGGGCCCTGCGGGAGTACCGGGTCCTGCTCCTGGACCAGCGCGGCACCGGCGCCTCCACCCCCGCCAACCGCCAGACCCTCCCGCTGCGCGGCGGCCCCGTCGAACAGGCCGACTACCTCGCCCACTTCCGCGCCGACTCCATCGTCCGCGACTGCGAGGCCATCCGCCCCGAGGTCACCGGCGGTGCCCCCTGGGCGGTCCTCGGCCAGAGCTTCGGCGGCTTCTGCGCGGTCACCTATCTGTCCATCGCGCCCGAGGGCCTGAGTACCGTCGTCATCACCGGCGGACTGCCCTCCCTCGACGCGAGCGCCGACGATGTCTACGGGGCCGCCTACCCGCGCATCGAACGCAAGGTCGCCGCGCACTACGCCCGCTACCCGCAGGACGTCGAGCGCGCCCGGCAGATCGCCGAGCACCTTCTCCAGCACGACGTCGTCCTGCCGAACGGCTACCGGTTCACCGTCGAGGCGTTCCAGTCGCTGGGCATCATGCTCGGCCGCGGCGACGGCAGCCACCGGCTGCACTTCCTGCTGGAGGACGCCTTCGTCCGCACCCCGCAGGGTCCCGCCCTGTCCGACTCCTTCCAGGAGGAGGTCCAGGGGCTGCTGTCGTACGCGGGCCACCCGCTGTACGCGCTCCTCCACGAGGCGATCTACGGTCAGGACCCGGGCCCCACGGACTGGGCCGCCGAGCGGGTGCGCCGCCGGTTCCCGCAGTTCGACGCCGCCAAGACGCTGACCGGCGACGGCCCGCTCCTCTTCACGGGTGAGTCCGTGCACCCCTGGATGTTCGACAACGACCCCGCCCTGCGCCCTCTGCGCGAGACCGCCGAGGATCTGGCCGGGGCGCGGGGCTGGCTGCCCCTGTACGACCCGGACCAGCTCGCCGTCAACGAGGTGCCGGTCGCGGCCGCGATCTACCACGACGACATGTACGTCGACACCGCCCACGCCCTCCGGACCGCCCGCGCCATCCGGGGCCTGCGCACCTGGGTCACGGACGAGTTCGAGCACGACGGTGTACGGGCGGGGGGACCGAGGGTGCTGGACCGGCTGCTGGCGCTGACACGCGACGAGCAGTGA
- a CDS encoding PIG-L deacetylase family protein, which yields MTDPQKDQPAPLGPMPDDWRRALAVVAHPDDLEYGCSAAIAAWTDAGREVAYVLATRGEAGIDTLEPAECGPLREREQRASAAAVGVSEVEFLDHKDGVIEYGTALRRDIAAAIRRHRPELVITLNHRDTWGGVAWNTPDHVAVGRATLDAAGDAGNRWIFPELVEQGLEPWDGVRWVAVAGSSTPTHAVDATPGLDRAVASLLEHRTYLAALTEKDPETYAREFLTGYARTTGERFGGRPAVAFEVFAR from the coding sequence ATGACCGACCCGCAGAAGGATCAGCCGGCCCCACTCGGACCCATGCCCGACGACTGGCGGCGCGCCCTCGCCGTGGTGGCCCACCCGGACGACCTCGAATACGGCTGCTCGGCGGCGATCGCCGCCTGGACCGACGCGGGCCGCGAGGTCGCGTACGTCCTGGCGACGCGCGGCGAGGCCGGCATCGACACCCTGGAGCCCGCGGAGTGCGGCCCGCTGCGCGAGCGGGAGCAGCGGGCGAGCGCGGCCGCCGTGGGCGTGTCCGAGGTCGAGTTCCTCGACCACAAGGACGGCGTCATCGAGTACGGCACCGCCCTGCGCCGGGACATCGCGGCCGCCATCCGCAGACACCGCCCCGAACTGGTCATCACCCTCAACCACCGCGACACCTGGGGTGGGGTCGCCTGGAACACCCCGGACCACGTGGCCGTGGGCCGCGCCACGCTGGACGCCGCCGGTGACGCCGGGAACCGCTGGATCTTCCCGGAACTCGTCGAACAGGGCCTGGAGCCCTGGGACGGCGTCCGCTGGGTCGCCGTCGCCGGTTCCTCGACCCCCACCCACGCCGTGGACGCCACCCCCGGCCTCGACCGCGCGGTCGCCTCCCTGCTCGAACACCGCACCTACCTGGCGGCGTTGACCGAGAAGGACCCCGAGACCTACGCACGCGAGTTCCTCACCGGCTACGCCCGGACCACGGGGGAGCGGTTCGGCGGCAGACCGGCGGTGGCGTTCGAGGTGTTCGCCCGATGA
- a CDS encoding GNAT family N-acetyltransferase, which translates to MTGVRGGVRLEPWSEDDFWLLRRINSPRMTVHLGGPETEEELTARHCRYLEVAAGQMYRVALADTGETVGSIGYWEHDWRGETVWETGWGVLPEFQGRGVAVRAARAVVEVARDSNTHRYLHALPRVGNAASNAVCRRAGFTLLGEVSVEYPKGHWSMSNDWRLDLGRD; encoded by the coding sequence ATGACGGGCGTCCGGGGCGGGGTGCGGCTGGAGCCCTGGTCGGAGGACGACTTCTGGCTGCTGCGGCGCATCAACAGCCCCCGGATGACGGTGCACTTGGGCGGTCCGGAGACCGAGGAGGAACTGACTGCCCGGCATTGCCGCTATCTCGAGGTGGCGGCCGGGCAGATGTACCGGGTCGCGCTGGCCGACACCGGCGAGACCGTCGGCTCGATCGGCTACTGGGAACACGACTGGCGGGGCGAGACCGTGTGGGAGACCGGATGGGGGGTCCTGCCCGAGTTCCAGGGCCGGGGCGTCGCCGTACGCGCCGCCCGGGCGGTCGTCGAGGTGGCGCGGGACTCGAACACGCACCGATACCTGCACGCGCTGCCCCGAGTGGGTAACGCCGCGTCGAACGCGGTGTGCCGCAGGGCGGGGTTCACGCTGCTCGGCGAGGTCTCCGTCGAGTACCCGAAGGGGCACTGGAGCATGTCGAACGACTGGCGGTTGGATCTGGGACGCGACTGA
- a CDS encoding sugar ABC transporter ATP-binding protein, giving the protein MTHRSNTGPAPVLALKGISKSFGAVRALRDVSLELFPGEVHALAGENGAGKSTLIKSLAGVHRPDSGQVLLDGAPTVFHGPADARDAGIAVIYQEPTLFPDLSIAENIFMGRQPRRALGRIDHKATHAATLALMQRLGVELDPDRPARGLSIADQQIVEIAKALSFDARVLIMDEPTAALTGSEVARLFGVVRTLREQGSAVLFISHRLEEIFQICQRVTTLRDGAWISSEPIEGMTEDDLVRRMVGRDLDELYPKQEVEPGDIALSVRRLTREGVFTDVSFDVRRGEIVGLAGLVGAGRTEVARAVFGIDRWDAGEVDIDGKALTNGAPSTAMAAGLALVPEDRRAQGLVMDMSIERNIGLTGLRTTVKAGLVDRGAERSRSLDWAVKLQVKYARIADTVNTLSGGNQQKVVLAKWLATAPKVLIVDEPTRGIDVGTKAEVHRLLSRLAADGVAVLMISSDLPEILGMADRVLVMHEGRLTAEIPRSEATEESVMAAATGRAAA; this is encoded by the coding sequence ATGACCCACCGGTCCAACACGGGTCCGGCCCCCGTTCTCGCCTTGAAGGGCATCTCCAAGTCCTTCGGCGCCGTACGCGCCCTGCGGGACGTGTCCCTCGAACTGTTCCCGGGCGAGGTGCACGCACTCGCCGGGGAGAACGGCGCGGGCAAGTCGACCCTGATCAAGAGCCTCGCCGGGGTGCACCGACCGGACTCCGGTCAGGTGCTCCTCGACGGCGCGCCCACGGTCTTCCACGGCCCGGCCGACGCCCGGGACGCGGGCATCGCCGTGATCTACCAGGAGCCCACGCTCTTCCCCGACCTGTCGATCGCCGAGAACATCTTCATGGGCCGCCAGCCCAGGCGCGCCCTCGGCCGCATCGACCACAAGGCCACCCACGCGGCGACCCTCGCCCTGATGCAGCGGCTCGGCGTCGAACTCGACCCCGACCGCCCGGCGCGTGGCCTGTCCATCGCCGACCAGCAGATCGTCGAGATCGCCAAGGCGCTCTCCTTCGACGCCCGCGTCCTGATCATGGACGAGCCGACGGCGGCCCTCACCGGCAGCGAGGTGGCCCGGCTCTTCGGTGTCGTCCGCACCCTGCGCGAACAGGGCTCGGCCGTCCTCTTCATCTCCCACCGCCTGGAAGAGATCTTCCAGATCTGCCAGCGGGTCACCACCCTGCGCGACGGTGCCTGGATCTCCAGCGAACCGATCGAGGGGATGACCGAGGACGACCTGGTCCGCCGTATGGTCGGCCGCGACCTCGACGAGCTGTACCCCAAGCAGGAGGTCGAGCCGGGCGACATCGCGCTCAGCGTCCGCCGGCTGACCCGTGAGGGCGTCTTCACGGATGTCTCCTTCGACGTCCGCCGCGGCGAGATCGTCGGCCTGGCCGGCCTCGTCGGAGCCGGCCGTACCGAGGTGGCGCGGGCCGTCTTCGGCATCGACCGCTGGGACGCGGGCGAGGTCGACATCGACGGGAAGGCGCTCACCAACGGCGCCCCCTCCACCGCGATGGCCGCCGGGCTCGCCCTGGTTCCCGAGGACCGCCGCGCCCAGGGCCTGGTGATGGACATGTCCATCGAGCGGAACATCGGCCTCACCGGCCTCCGTACGACGGTGAAGGCGGGCCTCGTCGACCGCGGCGCCGAGCGCAGCCGCTCCCTCGACTGGGCGGTCAAGCTCCAGGTGAAGTACGCCCGGATCGCCGACACCGTCAACACCCTGTCCGGCGGCAACCAGCAGAAGGTCGTCCTCGCCAAGTGGCTCGCCACCGCGCCGAAGGTGCTGATCGTCGACGAGCCCACCCGGGGCATCGACGTCGGTACGAAGGCCGAGGTGCACCGCCTCCTCAGCCGGCTCGCCGCCGACGGGGTGGCCGTGCTGATGATCTCCTCCGACCTGCCCGAGATCCTCGGTATGGCCGACCGCGTGCTCGTGATGCACGAGGGCCGGCTCACCGCCGAGATCCCTCGCTCCGAAGCCACCGAGGAATCCGTGATGGCCGCAGCCACCGGGAGGGCCGCCGCATGA
- a CDS encoding ABC transporter permease, translated as MADSTSSRASRWSALKRWDSAVGALLIVVLLLSFTTVDGFGNALNLSFLIGNTLPIALIALPMTLLVVAGEIDLSVASTAGLSGAVMGALWNQGMTIETIIPICLLLGVVCGLINGLLVTRLGLSSLAVTIGTLAAYRGIAQIVLGSDAVTDFPTQYLDFAAGRIGDSFVPQAFIPFLVLLVIAVVALHLTPFGRSLYAIGASEEAARFSGIRVKRQKLILFTLTGLMASLTGIFWALHYASARFDNATGLELSVVAAVLLGGIDFDGGKGTLGGAIAGVFLLGTLQNVMSLQDVSAQSQIVVTGVLLVLSVLGPRVARQISVARAGRRAASAPVPKAPTPAS; from the coding sequence ATGGCTGATTCCACCTCGTCGCGCGCGAGCCGCTGGTCCGCCCTGAAAAGGTGGGATTCAGCTGTCGGCGCCCTCCTCATCGTCGTGCTCCTGCTGTCCTTCACGACGGTCGACGGCTTCGGGAACGCGCTCAACCTGTCCTTCCTCATCGGCAACACCCTGCCGATCGCGCTGATCGCCCTCCCCATGACCCTTCTCGTGGTCGCCGGTGAGATCGATCTGTCGGTCGCCTCCACCGCCGGTCTGTCCGGCGCGGTGATGGGCGCCCTGTGGAACCAGGGCATGACGATCGAGACGATCATCCCGATCTGCCTGCTCCTCGGCGTGGTCTGCGGACTGATCAACGGCCTGCTGGTCACCCGGCTCGGCCTGTCCTCCCTGGCCGTCACCATCGGTACTCTCGCCGCCTACCGGGGCATCGCGCAGATCGTGCTCGGCTCCGACGCGGTGACCGACTTCCCGACGCAGTACCTGGACTTCGCGGCCGGCCGGATCGGCGACAGCTTCGTCCCGCAGGCCTTCATCCCCTTCCTGGTGCTGCTCGTCATCGCCGTGGTCGCCCTGCACCTCACCCCGTTCGGGCGCTCCCTCTACGCGATCGGCGCCAGCGAGGAGGCCGCGCGCTTCTCCGGCATCCGCGTCAAGCGGCAGAAGCTGATCCTCTTCACGCTGACCGGCCTCATGGCCTCCCTCACCGGCATCTTCTGGGCCCTGCACTACGCCAGCGCCCGCTTCGACAACGCGACGGGCCTCGAACTCTCCGTGGTGGCCGCCGTGTTGCTCGGCGGTATCGACTTCGACGGCGGCAAGGGCACGCTCGGCGGCGCGATCGCGGGAGTCTTCCTGCTGGGCACGCTGCAGAACGTGATGAGTCTTCAGGATGTCTCCGCCCAGTCGCAGATCGTCGTCACCGGCGTCCTGCTCGTCCTCTCCGTGCTCGGCCCCCGGGTCGCACGTCAGATCTCCGTCGCGAGGGCCGGCCGTAGAGCAGCCTCAGCGCCGGTGCCAAAGGCGCCCACTCCAGCCTCCTGA
- a CDS encoding BNR repeat-containing protein — MKRRTLLGAALAGAVVTPVLGATAARAADPGPSVTQTGNTLLDSQAIFFVSYDGLVNNNSFQKNALLTYKGYQYAVWYTADRNAVVGRRVLGSSTWSTVKVGHTLRYNDSHNVISMGVSKVDGRLHLNMDSHSDGFTYVKSVAGLMDNPAGLSWITSRFGAPQSTLDGLGLTSQFTYPQFISMPDGKLQLSYRAGISGNGRNALAEYNGTSWTNLGEWTSSTGTYTSEHGSSTARNMYLHGIDYDRNGRLHAMFTWREQNGAVMCNGGGITNHDTGYVYSDDLGRTWRNNAGAVVGTTGGSDRVSVTDAGLVVDALNPDHSLMNQESQWTDSAGRPHAIISYVPGRFGQCTTDYVANRTANGRAFLVRKSSSGAWAKTEIPVPLNSSQRTKLVMDKYNNAYAIFPFGRIAGATAASGHTDWKILFDGSGLNAFGEVVFDESRIAQDNVLSVMYQVKSSGTTPSALRVIDFALPA; from the coding sequence ATGAAGAGACGTACGCTGCTCGGCGCCGCACTCGCCGGCGCCGTCGTGACCCCCGTACTCGGCGCGACCGCCGCCCGCGCCGCCGACCCCGGTCCCTCGGTCACCCAGACCGGCAACACCCTGCTGGACAGCCAGGCCATCTTCTTCGTGTCCTACGACGGCCTGGTCAACAACAACTCGTTCCAGAAGAACGCCCTGCTGACCTACAAGGGCTACCAGTACGCCGTCTGGTACACCGCCGACCGCAACGCCGTCGTCGGCCGCCGCGTCCTCGGCTCCAGCACCTGGTCCACCGTCAAGGTCGGCCACACCCTGCGCTACAACGACTCCCACAACGTCATCTCCATGGGCGTCTCCAAGGTCGACGGCCGTCTCCACCTCAACATGGACTCCCACAGCGACGGCTTCACCTACGTCAAGTCGGTCGCCGGGCTCATGGACAACCCCGCCGGGCTGAGCTGGATCACGAGCCGCTTCGGCGCCCCCCAGTCCACCCTCGACGGCCTCGGGCTCACCTCGCAGTTCACCTACCCGCAGTTCATCTCCATGCCCGACGGCAAGCTTCAGCTCAGCTACCGCGCCGGCATCTCCGGCAACGGCCGCAACGCCCTCGCCGAGTACAACGGCACCTCCTGGACCAACCTCGGCGAGTGGACCAGCTCCACCGGCACGTACACCAGCGAGCACGGCTCCTCCACGGCCCGCAACATGTACCTGCACGGCATCGACTACGACCGCAACGGGCGCCTGCACGCCATGTTCACGTGGCGTGAGCAGAACGGCGCAGTGATGTGCAACGGCGGCGGCATCACCAACCACGACACCGGCTACGTCTACTCGGACGACCTGGGCCGTACCTGGCGCAACAACGCGGGCGCCGTCGTCGGCACCACCGGCGGCTCCGACCGGGTCTCCGTCACCGACGCGGGCCTCGTCGTGGACGCGCTGAACCCGGACCACTCCCTGATGAACCAGGAGAGCCAGTGGACCGACTCCGCCGGCCGACCGCACGCCATCATCAGCTACGTCCCCGGCCGCTTCGGCCAGTGCACCACGGACTACGTCGCCAACCGCACGGCCAACGGCCGCGCCTTCCTCGTCCGCAAGAGCTCCTCCGGAGCCTGGGCGAAGACCGAGATACCGGTGCCGCTGAACTCCAGCCAGCGCACCAAGCTGGTCATGGACAAGTACAACAACGCCTACGCGATCTTCCCGTTCGGCCGGATCGCCGGTGCCACGGCGGCCTCCGGGCACACCGACTGGAAGATCCTGTTCGACGGCTCCGGGCTCAACGCCTTCGGCGAGGTCGTGTTCGACGAGAGCCGGATCGCCCAGGACAACGTCCTGTCCGTGATGTACCAGGTGAAGTCGAGCGGTACCACGCCGTCGGCGCTCCGCGTCATCGACTTCGCACTGCCCGCCTGA
- the rhaS gene encoding rhamnose ABC transporter substrate-binding protein yields MRKSTLRRSCAALAAVTSFALAATACGGTTKEDVKSDTASASATGKADPNAELKKGLTVGFLPKQVNNPYFTSADKGGEAALKELGSSYKEVGPSSATDTSGQVSYVNTLTQQQVDAMAVSAQDPGALCTALKQAMSNDIKVVTYDSDTKPECRNAFVSQASAEDLGRTEVQLLAEQIGYKGEIAILSAAQTATNQNIWIDFMKDELKDPKYKDIKLVKTVYGDDDAQKSFQQTQGLLQEYPNLKGIISPTTVGIKAAAQYLSGSKYKGKVKLTGLGTPNDMRKYVKNGTVEGFELWDPAKLGELAARTSVALVSGQITGKEGETFTAGDMGEFTIGKDGVISLGKPTVFTKDNIDQFNF; encoded by the coding sequence ATGCGCAAGTCAACCCTCCGCCGCTCCTGTGCGGCCCTCGCCGCAGTCACCTCCTTCGCCCTCGCCGCCACCGCCTGTGGTGGCACCACCAAGGAGGACGTCAAGAGCGACACCGCCTCGGCGAGCGCCACCGGCAAGGCCGACCCGAACGCCGAGCTGAAGAAGGGCCTGACCGTCGGCTTCCTGCCCAAGCAGGTCAACAACCCGTACTTCACCTCCGCCGACAAGGGCGGCGAGGCGGCCCTGAAGGAGCTGGGCTCCAGCTACAAGGAGGTCGGCCCGTCCAGCGCCACCGACACCTCCGGCCAGGTCTCCTACGTCAACACGCTCACCCAGCAGCAGGTCGACGCGATGGCCGTCTCCGCGCAGGACCCGGGCGCCCTGTGCACCGCGCTCAAGCAGGCCATGAGCAACGACATCAAGGTCGTCACCTACGACTCCGACACCAAGCCGGAGTGCCGCAACGCCTTCGTCTCGCAGGCCAGCGCCGAGGACCTGGGCCGCACCGAGGTCCAGCTGCTCGCCGAGCAGATCGGCTACAAGGGCGAGATCGCGATCCTGTCGGCCGCGCAGACCGCGACGAACCAGAACATCTGGATCGACTTCATGAAGGACGAGCTCAAGGACCCGAAGTACAAGGACATCAAGCTCGTCAAGACCGTCTACGGTGACGACGACGCCCAGAAGTCCTTCCAGCAGACCCAGGGCCTGCTCCAGGAGTACCCGAACCTGAAGGGGATCATCTCCCCGACCACGGTCGGCATCAAGGCGGCCGCCCAGTACCTGTCGGGCTCCAAGTACAAGGGCAAGGTCAAGCTGACCGGCCTCGGCACCCCGAACGACATGCGCAAGTACGTCAAGAACGGCACCGTCGAGGGCTTCGAGCTGTGGGACCCGGCGAAGCTCGGCGAGCTGGCCGCCCGTACCTCGGTGGCGCTGGTCTCCGGCCAGATCACCGGCAAGGAGGGCGAGACCTTCACCGCCGGTGACATGGGCGAGTTCACCATCGGCAAGGACGGCGTGATCAGCCTCGGCAAGCCGACCGTCTTCACCAAGGACAACATCGACCAGTTCAACTTCTAG
- a CDS encoding ABC transporter permease, which produces MTVTTPQNTPVTEVPKSSGTRLVDRVFKMRELAILVVFLVMIVVTQLGNSEFLTEQGIKDLLLNATILVLVAVGQSLVVITRNVDLSVGSTLGISAFAAGTYLQGGGNAVVAVVLAVLMGIGFGLLNGLLVSLGQVPALVVTLGTLYIIRGIDSIWVGSRQITAADLPDGFVDFGSGGISAVPYLALIALAVLVATAYYLKHFGSGRELYALGSNPEAARLAGIQVRKRILVAYTFCGALAGLAGALYLARFGNVDSSTGNGYELTVVSAVVVGGVVFTGGSGSVYGAALGALLLTSINSVLPALGVSSVWVLAINGVLLILAIAVDRVVALRVATALKKRNARHG; this is translated from the coding sequence ATGACGGTGACCACCCCTCAGAACACCCCCGTCACCGAGGTGCCCAAGTCCAGTGGCACCCGGCTGGTGGACCGCGTCTTCAAGATGCGTGAACTCGCCATCCTGGTCGTCTTCCTGGTGATGATCGTCGTCACCCAGCTGGGCAACAGCGAGTTCCTGACGGAGCAGGGCATCAAGGACCTGCTGCTCAACGCGACCATCCTGGTGCTGGTCGCCGTGGGGCAGTCGCTGGTCGTCATCACCCGGAACGTCGACCTGTCGGTCGGCTCCACCCTCGGCATCAGCGCCTTCGCCGCCGGTACGTATCTCCAGGGCGGCGGGAACGCGGTCGTGGCCGTGGTGCTGGCGGTCCTCATGGGCATCGGCTTCGGTCTGCTGAACGGCCTGCTCGTCAGCCTCGGCCAGGTGCCCGCCCTCGTGGTCACCCTCGGCACGCTGTACATCATCCGGGGCATCGACTCGATCTGGGTCGGCTCCCGGCAGATCACCGCGGCCGACCTGCCCGACGGGTTCGTCGACTTCGGCTCCGGCGGTATCTCCGCGGTGCCGTACCTGGCGCTGATCGCCCTGGCGGTGCTGGTGGCGACGGCGTACTACCTGAAGCACTTCGGCAGTGGACGCGAGCTGTACGCGCTCGGCTCCAACCCCGAGGCCGCCCGCCTCGCCGGTATCCAGGTCCGCAAGCGGATCCTGGTCGCCTACACCTTCTGCGGCGCCCTCGCCGGCCTCGCCGGAGCGCTGTACCTGGCCCGGTTCGGCAACGTCGACTCCAGCACCGGCAACGGCTACGAACTCACCGTCGTCAGCGCGGTCGTGGTCGGCGGCGTCGTCTTCACCGGCGGCTCCGGCAGTGTCTACGGCGCGGCCCTGGGTGCCCTGCTGCTGACCTCCATCAACAGCGTGCTGCCCGCCCTCGGCGTCAGCTCGGTGTGGGTGCTGGCCATCAACGGCGTCCTGCTCATCCTCGCCATCGCCGTGGACCGCGTGGTCGCGCTGCGGGTGGCGACCGCCCTGAAGAAGAGGAACGCCCGCCATGGCTGA